In Ciconia boyciana chromosome 12, ASM3463844v1, whole genome shotgun sequence, a genomic segment contains:
- the ZDHHC9 gene encoding palmitoyltransferase ZDHHC9, with protein sequence MSVMVARKKVVRKWEKLPGRNTFCCDGRIMMARQKGIFYLTLFLILGTCALFFAFECRYLAVQLSPAIPVFAAVLFLFAMATLLRTSFSDPGVIPRALPDEAAFIEMEIEATNGTVPQGQRPPPRIKNFQINNQIVKLKYCYTCKIFRPPRASHCSICDNCVERFDHHCPWVGNCVGKRNYRYFYLFILSLSLLTIYIFTFNIVYVALKSLKIGFLNTLKETPGTVLEVLICFFTLWSVVGLTGFHTFLVALNQTTNEDIKGSWTGKNRVQNPYSHGNIVKNCCEVLCGPLPPSVLDRRGILQQEESTAQEESCPRGPSTQEPTAAEGPGVQAEESSAQQKEGSLPHLSAVPVPSLSNAEMPEEKQLTSGELPVPSQDAGQAEH encoded by the exons ATGTCGGTGATGGTGGCGAGGAAGAAGGTGGTTCGGAAATGGGAGAAGCTGCCGGGCAGGAACACCTTCTGCTGCGACGGCCGCATCATGATGGCCCGGCAGAAGGGCATCTTCTACCTGACGCTCTTCCTCATCCTCGGCACCTGCGCCCTCTTCTTCGCCTTTGA GTGTCGGTACCTGGCAGtccagctgtccccagccatcCCCGTGTTTGCCGCAGTTCTCTTCCTATTCGCCATGGCCACACTCCTACGGACGAGCTTCAGCGATCCTGGGGTGATCCCGAGAGCCCTGCCTGACGAGGCAGCCTTCATCGAGATGGAGATTG AGGCCACCAATGGGACTGTGCCACAGGGTCAGCGCCCACCCCCGCGGATTAAAAACTTCCAGATCAACAACCAGATAGTGAAGCTGAAGTATTGCTACACATGTAAGATCTTCCGTCCGCCCCGTGCCTCTCACTGCAGCATCTGCGACAACTGTGTGG AGCGCTTCGACCATCACTGTCCCTGGGTGGGCAACTGCGTGGGGAAGAGGAACTACCGCTATTTCTACCTCTTCATCCTCTCGCTCTCACTCCTCACCATCTACATCTTCACCTTCAACATAGTCTACGTAGCACTGA AATCTCTGAAGATTGGGTTTCTGAACACATTGAAGGAAACCCCAGGGAC TGTACTGGAGGTGCTCATCTGTTTCTTCACCCTGTGGTCGGTGGTGGGGTTAACCGGGTTCCACACCTTCCTGGTGGCACTGAATCAGACAACCAACGAAGAC ATTAAAGGGTCCTGGACTGGGAAGAACCGCGTGCAGAATCCCTACAGCCATGGCAACATAGTGAAGAACTGCTGTGAGGTGCTCTGTGGGCCTCTGCCCCCCAG CGTCTTGGACAGACGGGGCATCTTGCAGCAAGAGGAGAGCACAGCTCAGGAGGAGTCGTGCCCACGGGGGCCCAGCACTCAAGAGCCCACCGCTGCTGAGGGCCCCGGtgtgcaggcagaggagagcagcGCTCAGCAGAAGGAAGGCAGCCTTCCTCACCTGAGTGCC GTCCCTGTGCCATCCCTGAGCAACGCTGAGATGCCAGAGGAGAAGCAGCTAACGTCTGGGGAGCTCCCGGTCCCATCCCAGGACGCTGGGCAAGCAGAGCACTAG
- the SASH3 gene encoding SAM and SH3 domain-containing protein 3: MLRRKPSNAGEKEPGHKKLSLQRSSSFKDFAKSKVSSPVPSEKEFSLEENIPENESSSAVPDDAARSSGMKLGKKWRAVISRTMNRKMGRMAVKALAEGKGDMEEEGSPCPPSPAGSTEEPSHEKVPLSYLETEEDGHPSLGRQLSSGSEVSSPSPGGSNRDSLRLEESGPAYTGPFCGRARVHTDFTPSPYDKDSLKLRKGDIIGIIEKPPVGTWTGLLNNRVGSFKFIYVDVIPEETAPARKSRGPGKSKRLKPKTLHELLERINLQEHTSTLLLNGYQTLEDFKELRETHLNELNITDPQHRAKLLTAAELLLDYDTASEAEEGDSSEAQPSPSEPKGDIPRDSGCFEGSEALDGNRDEAELGGPEGQLRALSLAESS, from the exons ATGCTGCGCCGCAAGCCCTCCAACGCCGGTGAGAAGGAGCCAGGACACAAGAAG ctctccctccaGCGCTCCAGCAGCTTCAAGGACTTCGCCAAGTCCAAAGTCAGCTCCCCCGTGCCGAGCGAGAAGgagttcagcctggaggagaat ATCCCCGAGAACGAGTCCAGCAGCGCCGTCCCCGACGATGCTGCACGGAGCAGCGGGATGAAGCTGGGCAAGAAGTGGCGGGCCGTCATCTCCCGCACCATGAACCGCAAGATGGGCAGGATGGCCGTGAAAGCCCTGGCCGAGGGGAAG GGAGacatggaggaggaggggtccccgtgccccccgtcCCCAGCCGGCAGCACGGAGGAGCCAAGCCACGAAAAGGTGCCCCTGTCTTACCTGGAGACGGAGGAAGACGGGCACCCATCCCTCGGCCGCCAGCTGTCCAGCG GCAGCGAGGtttccagccccagccccgggggcagCAATCGGGACAGCCTGCGGCTGGAGGAGAGCGGTCCAGCCTACACCGGCCCCTTCTGCGGCCGGGCCCGCGTCCACACCGACTTCACACCCAGCCCTTACGACAAGGACTCGCTGAAGCTGCGG AAAGGGGACATCATCGGCATCATCGAGAAGCCGCCCGTGGGCACCTGGACCGGGCTGCTCAACAACAGGGTGGGCTCCTTCAAGTTCATCTACGTGGACGTCATCCCCGAGGAGACGGCCCCTGCCCGCAAGAGCCGGGGCCCTGGCAAGAGCAAGCGGCTCAAGCCCAAGACCCTCCACGAGCTGCTGGAGCGCATCAACCTGCAG GAGCACACCTCCACCCTGCTGCTGAACGGCTACCAGACCCTGGAGGACTTCAAGGAGCTGCGGGAGACCCACCTCAACGAGCTGAACATCACGGACCCCCAGCACCGCGCCAAGCTGCTGACGGCCGCCGAGCTCCTCCTGGATTACGACA CAGCGAGTGAGGCGGAGGAAGGCGACAGCTCCGAAGCCCAGCCTTCCCCCTCGGAGCCCAAGGGGGACATTCCCCGGGACTCGGGCTGCTTCGAGGGCTCGGAGGCCCTAGACGGCAACCGGGACGAGGCCGAGCTGGGGGGCCCCGAGGGGCAGCTGCGGGCTCTCTCCCTGGCAGAGTCCTCCTGA